The genomic interval AGAATTTTCTTGTTATAAAGTATTCGATGCATTTCATACCCATTCTTGAGCTAAATACCAAACTTATACTTACAAATGTTACTTAACAATCtgaatttaattatttctttataattatgATAAAGAAATatctcatgttttcattttctctagaaATTCCTACCTCTTGTTAGATGTTGTGTTTATACTGTGAATATAATATCTGCATAAGCAATTTTGAACATTTGCAAACAAATATATCCTTCCTATTGAATCACAATGTATTTGTATTATTTGGTATTAATAAGCTGTGAGAGAGACAAAAAGGAACTATCTTTGAGTTGATAAACTATCTTAACTCTGtgtctattttattaattaaagaaaagcagGCTGTACTACATATCATGGAGAAAAGCAACtttgaatagaaaaaaagtaaGCCATACAAATAAAAATGGTGGCCATAAGCCATTAAACAAGTGATTTTTATCTTAAACCTATGAATGGTAACCAAATTTCAGGTCAGAAATATGAACTCATTAAATCAATTTTAGATTGTTGAAAACATGTTTAAATAATGACAGCCTGAAGGAGCCTGAAGCAGATCATTAAATCCATTGGGACTGGTGGTTTGATTTCATTTCCATCCAGACGGAGGTAGCGAAGATGAGGTCCATAACTGAAGGAATCATGTTCCGCAGGCAATGTGAtaggagtggtaggacatattacAGAGACATTCACATCTACGGAGACAAAGAAAGCGTGAATAAATGAACTGAAATACAAGAGACTAAGGATGGGAAGACCAAGAGCTATTATCACAGTCCTACGGAGGGTCTAGTGGCCTGGTCTATGAAAGTGGCAGAGAAACAAACCTTTTTTGTGTAAGCTGGAAGTTATGCATATCTGTTTTACAGAAGTAACACCTGAAAAAATGTGCAATGTACACAGAGTCATCTCAGTCCATATTTTGCCATGCTTAATACAGAGCACTAGAAAGGACATATTGTTAAAAGTTGTGATGGAAACAAAGGTGTATATCACTTGTCTTCTTCCTTTAGCAAGCCAGATAAGGCATGATTTGATTACTGTAGAATGAGAAAGGTAGTATTTGGGCATTAGAGGTGGAAACAATGGTTCAGAGCTGGTACTGAAAGAACGGGTAGGTGCATGGTGGAATGGAGTAGATGGATGCAAAGGAAGAAAGCCAGTCTATTATTAGAGAAGGTGCTTGAAAGTTACCTTAAAATAATGCAAACACTCAAACTAGCAGTACATgatgataagttttttttaagtgcaattaatataactttatatatgtGATATTTGCAGAGAACAACCTTGAATCTCCATACTTAAGTGTATTTAATTGGAAAGGAAACATTTGCcaagaactgaattacaaaatttCAAACCAGGAACTATCCCATCAGCCTTTTCATATGGTTAAGATGTGAGAAATCGTGCACCTGCCTTGGATCAGAGCCCTTGGCATCAATGTCTATACTGAAGTTTAGGAGCATTCAGGAGAGAAAGCCTCTTAAACCAGCGAAATTCTGACAAGTGTGCATAATAGCTGATCTCAACCATGAATTCATGTACTCCTTTTAAATCCTATTTTGAAACTGTTTTGAGGAAGAGATCTTCCCTTAGAAGATAAGACCCAACTAACTTTGGCAATGACCTTCCTTTTGTGTCCTGTTGGTGCACACTGACTTGTTCTGAAGGATTTTATGCTTACAGCACGGGTGCTTTGCTCTGATCTTATGCCATTTTGTGAATTCAACTTGCTAAAAATAATGACTCTGTATAGCAGATTTGTGTTCATCAAGGTATTTTTTCTTACATATATTATAACTTTATCATGACACAACCTGTATTGGGCAACATTATTATTCTCCCCACCTGGGCATTGCTGAAATAGTGGTTCAGACGGGTAAGGCAATGTGCACCAGGTATTTcagcaagtaagtggcagagcggAGTCCCAGCCTCGTCCCTTTCCTACTACACAGGGTCCCTTGCCTGCTGGAGAGATTATGTCCTTTCTGATGTGTTATCTCCTATCCTTATCACCCTCATGACCCATAACCCATGCATGTGTGAGTAAACAGAATGTAAAAACAAGCATtctaaatttaattatattttcataaagTAATTATAATGTTTCTGAGAGTACCAAGAAGTAACTTGTTCAAATAGATAACATTTTTGTCAAATTTAAAGTCCCCTAAGGTgttcagaagaaataaatatttccattattttggaTAAGAAAAGTTCACTGTCCTATAAATTCTGAGAACTCTTCATATAAGAGGTATGTTTCTTGGCAACCACTTCATTAACAACTAGACTAGATTATGAGGTAAGAAGAACTAAGTACTTTAGCAGTTATTATAATGCATTGTGATATAATGGTGAGCCAAGAACTCTTGCCAGGgcaattcttcttttccatttcttttcttggaATATAGAAAAGACCATGCTTGATATCTACATTAAGCAGCAAGTAAATCAATTTCTCTTTGTTGACATTGTTGCTGTGAAAACGATTTTTACCTCTATTGATAGAAATTTGTCTTAAGTCTCATATTCTAGGCATCGAAGAAAAATGTGCTATGATAATAGTGTTGGAGTGGGGGAAAAAACACCTAATATGGGAAACCTTAGGTTCAGGTCCTGGCTATTATACTTATCCTTTGTCCTTGGAAAAATAGCCTCACTtagttgagcctcagtttttctttcttcagaaatTCCTAATAACAGCACACAAGGTTCTTTTGATGATTAATTTGgggttcttaaagtgtggtccctggaccaacaGCATCAATACTACCTGAGAACTGCATGGTTAGACCCCACCCCATACCTATTAGGTCGCAAACCCAGAGGCTggagcccagcagcctgtgtcttataagccctccaggtgattctgatgcactttAAGGTATGAGAATGattggaaaatagaaatatatgagaaaacgttgaaaaaaaccctctaaaataaaagtggaggaagaagagagtcCTCTTCTTTGTGTAACTTTGTAAAACTATGTAAGTACCTAGCATAGGTGCCCAACCATGTGTTGAATTTTGCTACCTCACTCCTGAACACTCTCATTCTCAAGTTCCCACTTCAGGGGAATTCCCAACTCACAAATAGGGCTCTATGTGGAATCCCTTTAAATTAACTTCCTACATCAAATGTCTATGGGACTTTTGTTGTCAGGTAAGGAATGCACCTGTAGAAGCACAGAACTTTCATCaggaaaaaattacatttatttaggttGATATTGGCTGCTGTACTACTTGGTTCAGTGCACAGATTCagctattaacattttttttttttcctgttgcatCTTTTGCTTTAACTACAAGATTAAACAATGTGTCTCATCACCATGGAAAAAATCACTGCTGTGGGAGCAGCCTGCTCATGGATTTTATGCTCAAGTTTGctgttagaaaatatatatatattgaaaaactGAAGAATACCCAGTGCAAAATAGTCTATTCCTATAGGTTGGATGTTTATGTAATTATTTGCTTAATGAAAAGTTTAGTGAGTAATAAGCAGGCAGCACAACCTTCTGACAATTATCTGTGTCATTTTCCTGCAAACCATCCAATTGATTCTCATTTTAGGAATGTATTTTATAAGGTTGTTCAGAAGCCTCTTCGAGATTAGCTTCCTAAAAGGCTTGTGCTAGGGTGGAGCATGCATGGATACTTGCCAGGCTGGTATCACCCCCTGTAGCTGGGCCAAGATATTGTCTACTTCTACACCTGAGTCAGCCTGGTCTCAGGCATAATTGTGAAGATGCTAAGTTTGCCTTTAACGTCTCCAGCCCCTTCTTTCTATAACCACTTCTTCCTTTCATGGCACCTCTGCCTCCAAGACACTTTGCACTCATCTCtcacacggggaaggggaagggtaagctgggacgaagtgagagagtggcattgacatatatacactaccaaatgtaaaatagatagctagtgggaagcagctgcatggcacagggagatcagctcggtgctttgcgaccacctagaggagtgggataaagagggtgggagggagacgcaagagggaggggatatggggatatacgtatgcatatagctgattcactttgttatacagcagaaactaacacaacactgtaaagcaattatactccaataaggatgttaaaaaaaaaaaaagctattttcagGAAAGGAGTGTGTATTCTACCTTGTTGACTGCCATTAGTCCTAAGGAGTTGCCAACTTCCAGGGACATTTGTCTCAATTTCAATTGAGCAAAGCCTTAAAGTACAACATTTCCCATGTATGGTCCCCAGAACATCAATCTCAGCATCCCTAGGAAACTTGCTAGAAACGAAAAGTCTCAAGTCCCACCAGACCTACTCAATCAGAAACTCTGTGATGGGGCCACCCATCTGTGTACTCTAACGTTTGAGAAACCCACTGATCTAAAGCAGAAATTCTAACTAGGGTGATTGTAGGCATCAGCTGTCCTGTAGGTTTTAGGACAGAGGTCCCTTCCTGATACCTCCTAAATCATATTCCTTCTATTACTATTCATGAGGTTGCTTGTGGCTGGTACACTTTCTTCAATAAGTCTGCCCACTGAGGCAGAAATATCATCAGAATCTGCTCAGAGTAAAAGAAGATAGAGACATTTAGTTTCTCCAACAGGTAATAGCCCTCTGTAGATTACTAAAATCCACTTTTCAATTTGCAATTTGAACATTTGAACTTCTTGGTTCATTGACACTGTCTGTGAATAGACAAAACGTgaaaatacactaaaaaaaaatctaagggcACGAGAGCTGGAGAGAAAACGAACATTACTGATATTCTTAAAGAAGAtatagaataaatttaataaccATGAATATCTTAGTCAAAGACACACCCTGATGGTTacttacttttaattttgttatgatCGAGGTGAAGGTGCTGCAGATGAGCACTGATTTTGGGGACCTTTGTGAGTTGATTGTGAGACAGTTGAAGATCTAGAATTGATGATACATTAAAACCACTAGAAGGGAGGCCAGCATCTGATAATTTGTTGTGGTTGAGTCTCAGGAAGGCCACTTTAGGAatcacattaaaataattttctggtaTTCCTTCAATGGAATTGTTGTCTAAAAACAGCTGCATAGTATTGGCTGGTAATCTTGGTGGCATATTCCTCAGGGAGTTCTTAGCCATATTTAGCTGCATGAGGTTCTTGAGTCCTTTAAAGGTGTCTCTTTGAAAGGCATTGTCTAATAGTTTATTGTGCTGCAGGTCAAGAAGGGTCAGGTTCTCCAGATTGCTAAAGGTCCCTTGAGGAATTCTGGACACCTTGTTTCTAGCTAATTGTAATTGTTCTAAACTTCTTGGCAATGGAGAAGGTACCTCCTCTAGCTCATTATCTTCCAGAAATAAGAAAAGCAGCTTCTTCAGTTGGCTCAGGGCTCCTTTTTCAATTCCATAGTtggttattttgttcttgtttagaTTTATCCATCTCAGCTGGGTGGCATTCTCGAATGGCTTCTCAGGAATGGTTTCTATCAGGTTGTTTTCAAGATAAAGATACCAGATCCTTGATGGTACAGCAGGGATTTCTTTGAGACCCCGGTTTTCACAGTACAAAGAGGTAGGGAAACTGGGGGGACAGAAACATTCCCTGGGACAATGGAAGTCATGCACCATCCAGTCTTCTGGATCACTTGCCTCATAAACCTGTCTCACACTTCGAGTCCATACAGTATCTGTTATGAATAACACCCAGATGATGAAACAGATTGTGGTTGCCATTTTAGTACCTAGAGTAAGGGATGCAACTGTTAGATGTTTAAAGATCTTGACCTTTAGATAACTGCATGCACCAAAATGATCGATAAACATTGCTTCTTCAAGGGGGGGCGGGGAGGTAAAGACATGTcagcattttatacatatttatcaaCGAATACCCATCTATTTAGTGGGCACTATCTGCAAAGCATTTTTGCAAACACTGAAACTGACTCACCAACTTGTAACTTTCTGGTTTTAACCCGATCACAATGAAAACCAAGACAGAAAAAGCAAATTTTAGGAACTCTTAAGTGCTTTTCCATTTCAAGCTATTTAATGCAAGGAAGTTAACTGAAATCCAGAGTTGAACACACGAGTACAAAAAAAGTGACCTTTTAATAACTCAGATTTAGAGTCTATGTTGTTCCTAAGAAGTTGGCATATGCTTTCACTTTTACTCCTAAATGAGCAGAACATCTGGATGAGATTTCCCAGGCTCTTTGGCCCTTCAACCAAAGAAATAGAGAGATCAAAGAACATTTTAGCAATTTTTTGTGAAGGAAAATTTTAGGATTTGAAGAAAAATTTGTGATTAATCTCTTGCTCTGTTGCTCAACTTCTCAGGTAAGTTTTATTTTGGGGGTTTAGGGAAAGACTTCTAATATTTTAAGTAGAGGATCAAGTTGTTTAGCCAAGAAATTTGGATTATGAAACTCTCTCTGTATAGATATAGCTATAGAGGTTGATACAGATATATATCACACTTACATAAGTAAGCGGTGTTACTATGGTtgataagaaacaaaacaaaacaaagaacatacTCAGGATACAGGTGGACCTCCATATTTTCAGTATGGATGCTAACAGAGCAAAGGTTAACACTGATATGTGATACATTTAAAAGACATAAATCCTCCCCGTTGAGTTTCAACAAGGTTATGGGAACAAAGAACTATCCTaacaggaaaataatatatatctatataacaaTAATGTTCTTATCAATGTACATTTAGTGCAAACAAACACTTGGTAATAAAGACTAAATAAATTTCACTGTTCCTTAGGAAGAGATAAAATCAGCATCATTTAGAAATGCTGATCTTTCGATTTTGCCACTAAATCGAGGGAAATGACAAGCGCAGGGCAGCTTACGCAAGCTGTCAAATTTCTTGCGATTGCAGAGCGCTGCTCTGGTCATCTTCCAACAGAGAcacattaaaacattatttttttttcagaataggGATTTGCTTTAGTTGTTGAAGCTGTAACCCTGCCTCTGATGAATCATAACTTTGAATTCTTAACTTTAAGAGTTTTGAAAAGCGTAAAATAGTT from Balaenoptera ricei isolate mBalRic1 chromosome 10, mBalRic1.hap2, whole genome shotgun sequence carries:
- the KERA gene encoding keratocan, translated to MATTICFIIWVLFITDTVWTRSVRQVYEASDPEDWMVHDFHCPRECFCPPSFPTSLYCENRGLKEIPAVPSRIWYLYLENNLIETIPEKPFENATQLRWINLNKNKITNYGIEKGALSQLKKLLFLFLEDNELEEVPSPLPRSLEQLQLARNKVSRIPQGTFSNLENLTLLDLQHNKLLDNAFQRDTFKGLKNLMQLNMAKNSLRNMPPRLPANTMQLFLDNNSIEGIPENYFNVIPKVAFLRLNHNKLSDAGLPSSGFNVSSILDLQLSHNQLTKVPKISAHLQHLHLDHNKIKNVNVSVICPTTPITLPAEHDSFSYGPHLRYLRLDGNEIKPPVPMDLMICFRLLQAVII